In Candidatus Binataceae bacterium, one DNA window encodes the following:
- the ltrA gene encoding group II intron reverse transcriptase/maturase, producing MDGETWRSYGERLEENLQDLADRLRRGAYRGKPVRRVYIAKADGRQRPLGVTTLEDKVVQRATVEVLNAIYETDFLGFSYGFRPGRSQHNALDALYAGLLTKKVNWVLDLDIRGFFDSIDHGWLKKFVEHRIADRRVVRLIQKWLNAGVLEDGKRRRVEEGTPQGSSVSPLLANVYLHYAFDLWVRVWRRKYASGDVIVIRFADDIVLGFQERSDAERFLKELAERMRKFALELHPDKTRLLEFGPFAAKNRQRRGEGRPETFDFLGFSAYLREEEKQRNVHSAQADDTQKAASQAERGESRTQAAHAPSHPGAGQ from the coding sequence GTGGATGGCGAGACGTGGCGGAGCTACGGCGAGCGACTGGAGGAAAATCTCCAAGACCTCGCTGATAGGCTCAGGCGTGGAGCGTACCGAGGCAAGCCGGTGCGCAGGGTGTACATCGCCAAGGCGGACGGGCGGCAGCGGCCGCTTGGAGTGACGACGCTGGAAGACAAGGTCGTGCAGCGCGCCACGGTCGAGGTGCTCAACGCCATCTACGAAACCGACTTCCTTGGCTTTTCGTACGGGTTCCGGCCCGGACGCAGCCAGCACAACGCGCTGGACGCGCTCTACGCCGGATTGCTGACGAAGAAGGTGAACTGGGTGCTCGACCTGGACATCCGTGGCTTCTTTGATTCCATCGACCACGGCTGGCTTAAGAAGTTCGTCGAGCACCGGATTGCGGACCGGCGCGTGGTGCGGCTCATCCAGAAATGGTTGAACGCCGGCGTGCTGGAGGATGGGAAGCGAAGGCGAGTAGAAGAAGGGACTCCGCAGGGTAGTAGCGTTTCGCCGCTGCTCGCGAACGTCTATCTCCACTACGCGTTCGACCTGTGGGTCCGGGTGTGGCGCCGCAAGTACGCAAGCGGCGACGTGATTGTCATCAGGTTCGCCGATGACATCGTGCTCGGATTCCAGGAGCGGTCCGATGCCGAGCGGTTCCTTAAAGAACTGGCCGAACGAATGCGCAAGTTCGCACTGGAACTGCACCCCGACAAGACCCGCCTGCTGGAGTTCGGCCCGTTTGCGGCCAAGAACCGACAGCGACGCGGCGAGGGGAGGCCCGAGACGTTCGACTTTCTCGGCTTCAGTGCATATCTGCGGGAAGAAGAGAAGCAACGGAATGTTCACAGTGCTCAGGCAGACGATACGCAAAAGGCTGCAAGCCAAGCTGAGCGAGGTGAAAGCCGAACTCAAGCGGCGCATGCACCGTCCCATCCCGGAGCAGGGCAG
- a CDS encoding LLM class flavin-dependent oxidoreductase, whose amino-acid sequence MRTGYMLLFQNAHQGLSDAEMVRQEMRIAELAEPLGFDTIWSAEHHFDSYSELPDNFQVLTYLAGRTSKIHLGTAAVILPWNDPLRVAEKVSMLDALCNGRFILGLGRGLARMEYRIFNIDMNESRERFNESAKMILEALRTGYMEGNGRYYKQVRTEIKPRPERPFDARLYGVAMSPDSAPIVGELGGRMMFFVQFSIEQHLPGIEMYREAFRKHQHRPAPPPLAIDFTYCDRDAGRAEELARRHIAGYYLSVIKHYEFNDDYHSRLKGYENYANASQILRETGLEKAAETFAMEQAWGTPQQLLDKLERRRAKIGDFEWNVCTSYAGLPFKDAESSMRLIAKEVLPEVRSWGEDSFEPLRASA is encoded by the coding sequence ATGAGAACCGGGTACATGCTGCTGTTCCAGAACGCGCATCAGGGGCTATCGGACGCCGAGATGGTGCGTCAGGAGATGCGAATCGCGGAGCTTGCGGAGCCGCTCGGCTTCGACACCATCTGGAGCGCCGAGCATCACTTCGACTCCTATTCCGAGCTGCCCGACAATTTCCAGGTGCTCACCTACCTGGCTGGGCGCACCAGCAAAATCCATCTCGGCACTGCGGCCGTGATTCTGCCGTGGAACGATCCTCTGCGGGTAGCCGAGAAAGTCTCGATGCTCGACGCGCTCTGCAACGGCCGCTTCATCCTGGGCTTGGGGCGCGGGCTTGCGCGGATGGAGTACCGGATTTTCAATATCGACATGAATGAATCGCGCGAGCGCTTCAACGAGTCGGCAAAAATGATCCTCGAGGCGCTGCGCACGGGCTATATGGAAGGCAACGGGCGCTACTACAAGCAGGTGCGCACCGAGATCAAGCCGCGCCCCGAGCGTCCGTTTGACGCACGCCTGTATGGTGTCGCGATGTCGCCCGACTCGGCGCCGATCGTGGGCGAGCTCGGCGGCCGCATGATGTTCTTCGTGCAGTTCAGCATCGAACAGCATCTGCCCGGCATCGAGATGTATCGCGAGGCCTTCCGCAAGCATCAGCATCGGCCGGCGCCGCCGCCGCTCGCGATCGATTTCACCTACTGCGACCGCGACGCCGGACGCGCCGAAGAGCTGGCCCGCCGCCATATCGCCGGCTACTACCTCTCGGTGATCAAACACTACGAGTTCAACGACGACTATCACTCCAGGCTCAAGGGCTACGAGAATTACGCCAACGCGAGCCAGATCCTGCGCGAGACCGGGTTGGAGAAGGCCGCCGAAACGTTCGCGATGGAGCAGGCGTGGGGCACGCCGCAGCAGCTGCTCGACAAGCTCGAACGCCGGCGCGCCAAGATCGGCGATTTCGAATGGAACGTCTGTACGAGCTACGCCGGCCTGCCGTTCAAGGACGCCGAATCGAGCATGCGGCTGATTGCCAAGGAGGTCCTGCCCGAGGTTAGAAGCTGGGGCGAAGACAGCTTCGAGCCGCTGCGCGCCTCGGCGTAA
- the sixA gene encoding phosphohistidine phosphatase SixA — translation MTLYILRHGSAENEPPGGGDDGARRLTARGREKVREAAAGMRALGIKFDAILSSPLPRAAETAELVAAAYPGGPAPETCAALSTGASPAETVAALKPYARHDNLVLVGHEPGLSGIASLLLTGSANSVSFDLKKTGMIALDLADGIERRGARLLWVLTPRQLRRMGK, via the coding sequence ATGACGCTCTATATTCTGCGCCACGGATCGGCCGAGAACGAACCGCCGGGGGGCGGCGACGACGGCGCGCGCCGGCTGACCGCCCGCGGCCGAGAAAAAGTGCGCGAAGCGGCGGCCGGGATGCGAGCCTTGGGTATCAAGTTCGACGCGATCCTTTCAAGCCCCCTGCCGCGCGCCGCTGAAACCGCGGAACTCGTCGCCGCCGCGTACCCGGGCGGACCGGCGCCGGAGACTTGCGCGGCGCTCTCCACCGGAGCGTCGCCAGCCGAGACCGTCGCCGCGCTCAAGCCCTATGCGCGGCACGACAATCTTGTGCTCGTCGGACACGAACCGGGACTGAGCGGTATCGCTTCGCTGCTGCTGACCGGGTCGGCCAACAGCGTGAGCTTCGACCTCAAGAAAACGGGAATGATTGCGCTCGACCTTGCCGACGGCATCGAGCGCCGCGGCGCGCGACTGCTGTGGGTGCTCACGCCGCGCCAGTTACGCCGGATGGGCAAGTAA
- a CDS encoding DHA2 family efflux MFS transporter permease subunit translates to MAGAISNSAAEEHPIATHKWLVALAVMLGTVLEVLDTSIVNVSLPHMQGSFSASVDEIAWVVTSYLAANGIMIPMTGWISARFGRKRYFMTSVGTFVAASAACGAAGSLGQMVLFRLMQGAAGAAMLPSSQAILMETFAPEEQQMAMATWGVGLMIAPIMGPTLGGWITDNWNWRWNFFINIPIGIVALAMVYAFVYDPPYLRQRRKSGGRVDYVGIACLVVGLGLAQIVLDRGQRADWFASNWVVMATGGAALAFATLVINELKVAHPIVDLRILKDRVFSVSVFLMVVLSATLWGTGLLMPVFLQELMGYTAWRAGLMMVPRAMAAMFSMFAVGQLARLRVDTRPMIGVGFLFSAIGLWWMAQWNLDVSARVVALDSVMLGSGLGILFPVLAAVGFSGIKRERMGDAASLFNLMRNTGAAMGISYLTNMLVNYEQVHQSRLVEHLSVFEAWRLGERGASMPGSPQFDFLGQLISGQKQGLGRMYAMVTAQSSILSFDDLYRILAALMLAMVPMFLCLRRGQAAPARGNSPLQAEIESQVMAAHAE, encoded by the coding sequence GTGGCCGGCGCCATCTCGAATTCCGCTGCCGAAGAGCATCCGATCGCTACGCACAAGTGGCTCGTCGCGCTCGCGGTGATGCTCGGCACCGTGCTCGAAGTGCTTGACACCTCGATCGTCAACGTCTCGCTGCCGCACATGCAGGGCAGCTTCTCGGCCAGCGTGGACGAAATCGCCTGGGTAGTCACCAGTTACCTCGCCGCCAACGGCATCATGATTCCGATGACCGGATGGATTTCCGCGCGTTTTGGCCGCAAGCGCTATTTCATGACCTCGGTCGGGACCTTCGTGGCGGCGTCGGCGGCATGCGGTGCTGCAGGCTCGCTCGGACAGATGGTGCTGTTCCGGCTTATGCAGGGCGCCGCGGGCGCCGCGATGCTGCCCTCCTCGCAGGCGATCCTGATGGAGACCTTCGCACCCGAGGAGCAGCAGATGGCGATGGCGACGTGGGGCGTGGGGCTGATGATCGCGCCGATCATGGGGCCGACGCTCGGCGGCTGGATTACCGACAACTGGAACTGGCGCTGGAACTTTTTCATCAACATACCGATCGGAATCGTCGCCCTCGCGATGGTCTATGCGTTCGTGTATGACCCGCCCTATCTGCGCCAGCGCCGCAAAAGCGGCGGGCGCGTGGACTACGTCGGCATCGCCTGCCTGGTGGTCGGCCTCGGCCTCGCGCAGATCGTGCTCGACCGCGGACAGCGCGCAGACTGGTTTGCCTCGAACTGGGTGGTGATGGCGACGGGGGGCGCGGCGCTCGCGTTTGCGACCCTGGTGATCAACGAACTGAAGGTTGCCCATCCGATCGTCGATCTGCGGATTCTCAAGGACCGTGTCTTTTCGGTGTCGGTTTTTCTGATGGTGGTGCTGAGCGCGACGCTGTGGGGTACGGGCCTGCTCATGCCGGTCTTTTTGCAGGAGCTGATGGGATATACGGCGTGGCGCGCGGGCTTGATGATGGTGCCGCGAGCGATGGCCGCGATGTTCTCGATGTTCGCGGTGGGGCAGTTGGCGCGGCTGCGGGTCGATACGCGCCCAATGATCGGAGTGGGATTCCTGTTTTCGGCGATCGGGCTTTGGTGGATGGCGCAATGGAACCTCGACGTCAGCGCGCGAGTCGTCGCGCTCGACAGCGTGATGCTGGGCAGCGGGCTTGGGATTTTGTTTCCGGTGCTCGCGGCGGTGGGGTTCTCGGGCATCAAGCGCGAAAGGATGGGCGACGCGGCGAGCCTGTTCAACCTGATGCGCAACACCGGGGCCGCGATGGGCATCTCGTATCTCACCAACATGCTGGTAAACTATGAGCAGGTGCATCAGTCGCGGCTGGTCGAACATCTGTCGGTGTTCGAAGCGTGGCGCCTGGGCGAGCGAGGCGCGTCGATGCCGGGCAGTCCGCAGTTCGATTTCCTCGGTCAGTTGATCTCGGGCCAGAAACAGGGCCTCGGCAGAATGTACGCAATGGTGACCGCGCAATCCTCGATTCTGTCGTTCGATGATCTTTACAGGATCCTGGCGGCGCTGATGCTCGCGATGGTCCCGATGTTTCTCTGCCTAAGGCGCGGGCAGGCCGCGCCGGCGCGCGGCAATTCTCCGCTCCAGGCTGAGATCGAATCTCAGGTAATGGCCGCGCACGCCGAGTAG
- a CDS encoding Ppx/GppA phosphatase family protein — translation MAAIDVGSNSVHMVIADVRRDGHFEVIDRVKEMVRLGRRAFTSGKLAREPMELAVRALKNFAHLAKVRRVDRIRAVATSAVREAHNREAFIARIRRETGLKVEIISGAEEAQFIFSAARHAFGLEGGPYLLIDIGGGSVELVLVRDGEALWMESLPLGVARLTERFLTSDPPEPAEVRKLEEHLHRKLDALLRKARRAEVVQAIGTSGTINALVAMARVARDGEQDRLHGLSIPATDVTWLRNRLLKLSADERAELPGADPKRADLIPAAAVLTDFVLEHAAAPELVACTWALREGILLSMVKAGARGRRTIEARRRSVSALARRFGALNGHGPQVARLALKIFDAAAPLLKAGPQSRELLEHAALLHDIGRVIDHDRHNRHTYYLVKNAELLGFDPLEIEIIAQAARGHRKPSARLDSPEFRSLNPAKRYLVRSIAAILRLADALDRSHFSVVKDITIRRSPDRFTITVDAADGRADLELWTCERRSDLLSRLLNRQVTVKRRKHRQKVRSPRARRSTVRPKRARRAVVRSKQARGRTAPPKRAMARRARPAMVRSKPARGRTARPRRATARRGR, via the coding sequence TTGGCCGCCATTGATGTCGGTTCCAACTCGGTGCACATGGTGATCGCCGACGTGCGCCGCGACGGCCATTTCGAGGTCATCGACCGGGTCAAGGAGATGGTGCGGCTCGGCCGCCGTGCGTTCACCAGCGGCAAGCTCGCGCGAGAACCGATGGAGCTGGCGGTGCGCGCACTCAAGAATTTCGCGCATCTGGCCAAGGTCCGGCGGGTCGATCGGATTCGCGCAGTCGCGACCAGCGCAGTGCGCGAGGCACACAACCGTGAAGCCTTTATCGCGCGCATCCGGCGCGAGACCGGCCTTAAAGTTGAAATTATCTCGGGCGCCGAGGAGGCGCAGTTCATCTTCAGCGCCGCCCGTCACGCGTTCGGCCTCGAGGGTGGGCCCTACCTGCTGATCGACATCGGCGGCGGGAGCGTCGAGCTGGTGCTGGTGCGTGACGGCGAAGCGCTATGGATGGAAAGTTTGCCGCTCGGCGTCGCTCGGCTGACCGAGCGCTTTCTCACTTCCGATCCGCCCGAACCGGCCGAAGTGCGCAAACTCGAAGAACACCTCCATCGCAAGCTCGACGCGCTGCTGCGCAAGGCGCGCCGGGCCGAGGTGGTGCAGGCGATCGGCACGTCGGGGACCATCAATGCGCTGGTCGCGATGGCGCGGGTGGCCCGCGACGGCGAGCAGGACAGGCTGCACGGTCTGAGCATCCCGGCGACCGACGTGACCTGGCTGCGCAACCGCCTGCTCAAGCTGTCCGCCGACGAGCGCGCGGAGCTGCCAGGCGCCGACCCCAAGCGCGCCGACCTGATACCGGCGGCAGCGGTACTGACGGACTTTGTGCTGGAACACGCGGCCGCGCCCGAACTCGTCGCATGCACCTGGGCGCTGCGCGAAGGCATCCTGCTGAGCATGGTGAAGGCGGGCGCGCGCGGACGCCGCACGATCGAGGCGCGGCGGCGCTCGGTGAGCGCGCTGGCCCGGCGCTTCGGCGCGCTCAACGGGCACGGGCCCCAGGTTGCACGCCTCGCGTTAAAGATTTTCGACGCGGCCGCGCCGCTGCTCAAGGCGGGCCCGCAGTCGCGCGAGCTGCTGGAACACGCGGCGCTGCTTCACGACATCGGACGCGTCATCGACCACGACCGCCACAATCGGCACACCTATTACCTGGTCAAGAACGCCGAGCTTTTGGGCTTCGATCCGCTCGAGATCGAAATCATCGCGCAGGCAGCGCGCGGTCATCGCAAGCCTTCGGCCCGTCTCGACTCGCCGGAGTTCCGCTCACTCAATCCGGCAAAACGCTATTTGGTCCGTTCGATCGCGGCGATCCTGCGGTTGGCCGATGCGCTGGACCGAAGTCACTTCAGTGTGGTTAAAGATATAACCATCAGACGTTCGCCGGACCGCTTCACCATCACAGTCGATGCCGCAGATGGACGGGCAGACCTTGAGCTATGGACGTGCGAGAGAAGATCGGACCTGCTGTCGAGGCTGCTGAACCGTCAGGTAACGGTCAAACGGCGGAAGCACCGGCAAAAGGTTCGATCGCCGCGCGCCCGGCGGTCCACGGTTCGGCCCAAGCGAGCGCGGCGGGCTGTGGTTCGATCGAAGCAGGCGCGAGGACGAACGGCTCCTCCGAAGCGGGCAATGGCGCGGCGCGCACGGCCGGCAATGGTCCGATCGAAGCCGGCGCGGGGACGAACGGCTCGGCCGAGACGGGCGACGGCGCGGCGCGGACGCTAA
- a CDS encoding DHA2 family efflux MFS transporter permease subunit, which produces MEAAVQSGAAHAESAASSHKWLVALAVMLGTTLEVLDTSIVNVSLPHMQGSFSASVDEIAWVLTSYLVANGIMIPMTGWISSRFGRKRYFMISVSVFVVASALCGAAASLDQMVIFRLIQGAAGAAMVPSSQAILMETFPPAEQQLAMATWGVGLMVAPIMGPTLGGWITDNWNWRWNFYINVPIGIVAFLMVSAFVHDPPFLRQHRARGGKVDYLGIACLVVGLGAMQIVLDRGQRADWFASSWVVWTSLLSAAAMAVLAINELRISDPILDLRILRIKVFSVGLVLIVAMSSVLYGTGLLMPIFLQELMGYTAWKAGLVLAPRGLATMLSMIVIGQIARRGFDTRPLVGIGFVLMTIGLWTMSGWDLEVSLWVVVIPSIVMGLGMGMIFPTLSASSLAVVAREKIGYAASLYNMMRNTGAAIGIAYMTTMLVDHEQIHQSRLTEHLSVFDAWKLSESGPRMPGAPTFHYLPQMITGQHQGFGVIYNAIQAQAAILSFNDIYRILATVMALMIPGFLLLRRGHRAAGPSAAH; this is translated from the coding sequence ATGGAAGCCGCAGTTCAGAGCGGCGCCGCGCACGCCGAGTCGGCCGCGTCCTCCCACAAGTGGCTGGTTGCGCTCGCCGTGATGCTCGGCACCACGCTCGAGGTGCTCGACACCTCGATCGTCAACGTTTCGCTGCCGCATATGCAGGGCAGCTTCTCCGCCAGCGTCGACGAAATCGCATGGGTGCTGACCAGCTACCTGGTCGCCAACGGCATCATGATCCCGATGACCGGATGGATCTCGTCGCGCTTCGGCCGCAAACGCTACTTCATGATTTCGGTCTCGGTCTTCGTGGTCGCTTCGGCACTGTGCGGCGCCGCGGCCTCGCTCGATCAGATGGTAATTTTCCGCCTCATACAGGGCGCCGCAGGCGCCGCGATGGTGCCGTCGTCGCAGGCCATCCTGATGGAAACCTTTCCGCCGGCCGAGCAGCAGCTCGCGATGGCGACGTGGGGCGTGGGCCTGATGGTCGCGCCGATCATGGGGCCGACGCTCGGCGGCTGGATCACCGACAACTGGAACTGGCGATGGAATTTCTACATCAACGTGCCGATCGGAATCGTCGCCTTCCTGATGGTCTCGGCGTTCGTGCACGATCCGCCCTTCCTGCGCCAGCATCGCGCGCGCGGCGGCAAGGTCGATTACCTGGGGATCGCCTGCCTGGTGGTTGGGCTCGGCGCGATGCAGATCGTGCTCGACCGCGGCCAGCGGGCCGACTGGTTCGCTTCGTCCTGGGTGGTCTGGACCAGCCTGCTGAGCGCGGCCGCGATGGCGGTCCTCGCGATCAACGAATTGCGCATCTCCGACCCGATCCTCGATTTGCGGATCCTCAGGATCAAAGTTTTCAGCGTCGGACTGGTGCTGATCGTCGCGATGAGCTCGGTGCTCTACGGCACCGGCCTGCTCATGCCGATCTTCCTGCAGGAGCTGATGGGCTACACCGCATGGAAGGCCGGATTGGTGCTGGCGCCGCGAGGACTCGCGACAATGTTATCGATGATCGTGATCGGACAGATTGCGCGCCGCGGCTTCGACACCCGCCCGCTGGTCGGAATCGGATTCGTGCTGATGACGATCGGGCTCTGGACGATGTCAGGCTGGGATCTCGAGGTCAGCCTGTGGGTCGTCGTCATCCCGAGCATCGTGATGGGTCTCGGCATGGGCATGATCTTTCCCACGCTCTCGGCGAGTTCGCTCGCGGTCGTGGCGCGCGAGAAGATCGGCTACGCCGCGAGCCTCTACAACATGATGCGCAACACCGGCGCCGCGATCGGAATCGCCTACATGACCACGATGCTGGTCGATCACGAGCAGATCCACCAGTCGCGCCTGACCGAGCATCTCTCGGTCTTCGACGCCTGGAAGCTCAGCGAGAGCGGGCCGCGCATGCCGGGCGCACCGACCTTCCATTACCTGCCGCAGATGATAACCGGACAGCATCAGGGCTTCGGCGTGATCTACAACGCGATCCAGGCGCAGGCCGCGATCCTCTCCTTTAACGACATCTATCGCATACTTGCGACGGTCATGGCGCTGATGATACCGGGCTTCTTGCTCTTGCGCAGAGGCCACCGCGCCGCCGGCCCCTCCGCCGCGCACTAG
- a CDS encoding thymidylate kinase, producing MAIRPSRAKRWHGHGLPYLDEKPLPGHLIVIEGTDGVGRSTQVELLRGWLELEGHAVSNTGWTRSPLLSATIADAKAGHQLTPITFSLLYAADFADRLEHEILPALQAGFVVIADRYMYTAFARNAVMGTDPEWTHEVFGMALVPDLVLYLEIDVDTLVPRVLRGKGMDYWESGMHLALSSDIFDSFQNYQRRIIEEYRRLARDFGFVTIDARESISKIQSEIRAHVSDYLRRAHNGFQPQADGPSPAPSARPLAQARKG from the coding sequence ATGGCCATTAGACCATCGCGCGCCAAACGATGGCACGGCCACGGCTTGCCCTATCTCGACGAGAAGCCGCTGCCCGGCCATCTCATCGTGATCGAAGGCACCGACGGCGTCGGCCGCTCGACCCAGGTCGAGTTGCTGCGCGGATGGCTCGAGCTTGAGGGCCATGCGGTCAGCAATACCGGATGGACGCGCTCGCCGCTGCTCTCGGCCACGATCGCGGACGCCAAAGCCGGCCATCAGCTCACGCCGATCACCTTCAGCCTGCTCTACGCCGCCGATTTCGCCGACCGGTTGGAGCACGAGATTCTGCCCGCGCTGCAAGCCGGCTTCGTGGTGATCGCCGACCGCTACATGTACACCGCCTTTGCGCGCAACGCCGTGATGGGCACCGACCCGGAGTGGACTCACGAAGTCTTCGGGATGGCGCTGGTGCCGGACCTCGTCCTGTATCTGGAAATCGACGTCGATACGCTGGTGCCGCGCGTGCTCCGCGGCAAAGGGATGGACTACTGGGAGTCCGGGATGCATCTGGCGCTGTCGAGCGACATCTTCGACTCGTTCCAGAACTATCAGCGGCGCATCATCGAGGAGTACCGCCGCCTCGCGCGCGATTTCGGCTTCGTCACCATCGACGCCCGCGAATCGATCAGCAAGATTCAGAGCGAGATCCGCGCGCACGTGTCGGATTATCTCCGCCGCGCGCACAACGGCTTCCAGCCGCAAGCTGACGGTCCCTCGCCCGCTCCGTCGGCGCGCCCGCTCGCGCAGGCGCGCAAGGGCTAG
- a CDS encoding macro domain-containing protein: MDHGWRSRVVLRKGDLTEAAVDAIVNAANNDLILGGGVAGAIRTKGGSSIQAECDKLGPIPIGEAAITGAGNLRARYVIHAASMKLGGRTSEAALRASTRNSLRRAAEHGIKSIAFPAIGTGIAGFPIERCAVAMLEEIRGHLRGAAPPAQYAPVERVEPVERVEIVLFDDFALDAFKDALANMAD; this comes from the coding sequence ATGGACCACGGATGGCGCTCGAGAGTGGTGCTGCGTAAGGGCGATCTCACGGAAGCGGCGGTCGATGCGATCGTCAACGCGGCCAACAACGACCTCATCCTGGGCGGCGGCGTAGCGGGCGCGATCCGCACGAAGGGTGGCTCGTCGATCCAGGCCGAGTGCGACAAACTTGGACCGATTCCGATCGGCGAGGCGGCGATCACCGGCGCCGGCAATCTGCGCGCGCGCTATGTCATCCACGCGGCCTCGATGAAGCTCGGCGGGCGCACGAGCGAGGCGGCGCTGCGCGCTTCGACGCGCAATTCGCTCAGACGCGCGGCCGAGCACGGAATTAAATCGATCGCGTTTCCGGCCATCGGCACCGGCATCGCCGGTTTTCCGATCGAGCGATGCGCCGTTGCGATGCTGGAGGAGATTCGCGGCCATTTGCGCGGCGCGGCGCCGCCCGCGCAATACGCGCCGGTCGAGCGCGTCGAGCCTGTCGAACGAGTCGAGATAGTTCTGTTCGACGATTTCGCGCTGGACGCGTTCAAGGACGCGCTCGCAAACATGGCCGACTGA
- a CDS encoding enoyl-CoA hydratase, with translation MSQQLITVGREDGIATVTLNRPEKLNALNREMRGAFCRAMQELGADPAVAVVILTGAGRAFSAGLDLTELGAEGLRETGGVTFISVVERMEAPVIAAVNGYAVTGGFELALACDIIIASETAQFADTHARVGVMPGGGMSARLPRAVGVRKAKELSLTGNYLNARDAERLGLVNRVVPADQLMTAAGELARQIQGADQRVVRQVKRLINLATEAPLGDGLRIEQDFFRAFNLSRNFQGVADRRAAVVERGRSQARR, from the coding sequence ATGAGTCAGCAACTGATTACGGTCGGCCGGGAGGACGGAATCGCGACGGTTACGCTCAACCGTCCGGAAAAGCTCAACGCGCTCAACCGCGAGATGCGGGGGGCGTTTTGCCGCGCAATGCAGGAGCTTGGCGCCGACCCTGCCGTAGCCGTGGTGATCCTGACCGGGGCCGGGCGCGCATTCTCGGCCGGGCTCGACCTCACCGAACTTGGCGCCGAGGGGCTCCGCGAGACCGGCGGCGTAACCTTCATCTCGGTGGTCGAGCGGATGGAAGCGCCGGTAATCGCGGCGGTCAATGGCTACGCCGTCACCGGCGGTTTCGAACTGGCGCTCGCTTGCGACATCATCATCGCCTCGGAAACGGCGCAGTTCGCCGACACGCACGCGCGGGTCGGCGTGATGCCGGGCGGCGGGATGTCGGCGCGGCTGCCGCGCGCGGTCGGCGTGCGCAAGGCCAAGGAACTGTCGCTGACGGGGAACTATCTGAATGCGCGCGATGCCGAGCGGCTCGGTCTGGTCAACCGCGTGGTGCCGGCCGATCAACTGATGACAGCCGCGGGCGAACTGGCGCGCCAAATCCAGGGTGCAGACCAGCGCGTCGTGCGCCAGGTGAAGCGGTTGATCAACCTCGCGACCGAGGCCCCGCTCGGCGACGGCCTGCGGATCGAGCAGGACTTTTTCCGCGCCTTCAACTTAAGCCGCAATTTCCAGGGCGTGGCGGACCGCCGCGCCGCCGTGGTTGAGCGCGGACGCTCGCAGGCCCGCCGCTGA